Below is a window of Tolypothrix bouteillei VB521301 DNA.
AGGCTGAAAAGCTATCTCAAACCGAAGCAGATCTTGCTAAAGAAAAGAAACTCAACGCATTTAAGTCTCAAATTATCACAACCGTTTCTTACGAATATCGAACACCTTTGGCTGCGATCTTAGCTGCAGCATCAACCTTAAAGCAGTATAAGAATAGGCTTGATGAATTCAAGCAACAGAAGTTTCTCCAAACTATTGAACAGAAGGCACGTCACATGACACAATTGGTTGATGACTTGTTTCTGTTTCAAAAATTTGAGTTAAGTCAGGCAAAGTTTAAGCTGCAAACAATAGATTTAGTTCACTTTTTTTCGGATTTAATAGCAGAACAGCGACATAAAGCAAGCGATCGCCATCAATTGATTTTTCATCAGACGAGTGAACCTAAAGGATTTTTAGGTGATGGAGTCCTCTTGCGGCAAATTTTTGCAAGCTTAATATGTAATGCAATTAAGTACTCTCCTGATGGAGGTCACATAGAAATTTCCCTCATTGACAGGGACTCACAAGTTATTGTTTGCGTCAAAGATGAGGGAGTTGGGGTACCAATAGAAGAGCGAGAAAACTTATTTCAACCTTTTTGTCGTGGTAGTAACGTTGAGACTATTCCTGGAACGGGATTGGGATTGGCAATTGCCAAAGCGTGTGTAGAATTACACGGCGGTCAAATAGTTTTAGACAGTCAGTTAGGACAAGGAACTCAAGTGACTGTCACGTTGCCAAAGCTAGGAAAATAGGGAGTGGGGAGTAGGTAAATGACTTAACGTGTATTTTGAAATCTTGTTTTTTGTATCTCTTGTTTGATATCGTCCAAATCCGTGTAGCAATCTGCAACTCTAATGAGAGATTCACTCGTCATAGAACTCAAACCGACAACCTCAACTTGAACACCCCGGTAAGCGACAGTATCAACAGCATAAGCGAGGTCTCCATCTCCACTTAAAAGAACTAAAGTGTCGCAATGCTTTGCCAAAGTTATCATATCGACAGCCATCTCCACATCCAAATTCGCTTTTTTTGCACCATTTGGAAGTTGAGTGAGTTCTTTTTTCACCACGCGGTAACCATTACGGCTCATCCACAGCAGAAACCCCTGTTGTTTTTCATTAGTGTAATCAACACCCGTGTAGAAATAAGCACGTAGTAATTGACGACCCTTGATTAAAAAATGCAGGAGTTTGGTGTAGTCAATTTCAAGATTGAGTTGCATTGCTGCATAAAACAAATTTGCACCATCTATAAAAATGGCAATGCGTTGGTTCTGCTCCAGTCCTGAAACATCGCCCCAACTACACTGGCGCGTACTTCTGATACCCGTTTCCTCAAAAAAGGCGGGTTGTGGTGGGTTTAATCGTTGCTTGGGTTCCAATTTTAGGCGTGGCTCTCGATCGTACTGCGAGCGTGGAATCATTTGCATTATATTACCACTCCAAGAGTGTTTCTCTGTACATCAAACAAATTGGTAAAAATTCTTTACTTAAGATAGAAGAAATTAGGAGTTGAAAGAATTTAAGATTTTTTTTATTTTTTACCCCGTTTTCACTGCCTGTATTTAGAAATTATAAGAATATTTAAATTATTTCACATAAGTTATTATTTTCAGGCAAACATTAATACAAACTTCTTATTTATAAGGTAAGTTTGCTCAACAGACCTGTAGTTGGGACGGACAGGGGGACCCAGAGACATGGGGACAAGGGAGAATAACACTAGTACAGCGTGGCAGAAATAACCATACCATTAGTATTGAGATAAAAGCCTCATGCATAAGTGTTTGAGCCTTCTGCCCTCTGACGAGCTTACTTCTGCCTTCATGTACTAGTTGAGTGTGAAAAACATAGGATATAATTTTCTTGCTTATGTCAAAGTTATAAAAATATGTCATATGCAAGCAATTAAGACAAAAATTTCTGAAGGTGGTAGAATTGTAATTCCATCAGAGTATCGCAAACAATTGGGATTGGAAGTAGGCGATGAAGTCACGATCGCTTTAGTGAATGGGGAAGTGAGAATTTTTACACTAGAACAGGCAATTAAACGAGCACAAGAAATAGTACGTAGATATGTTCCCGAAGGGCGATCGCTCAGTGATGAACTTATAGCAGAACGCCGTCAGGAGAGTGGGGGTGAGTAATTACATTCTGGATGCTTCTGCAATTTTGGCGCTTTTAAACAATGAACCAGGTAGCGCAAAGGTAATAAGTGTTCTGACTGAAGCCGCTATGAGTAGTGTGAATTTGAGCGAAGTCATAGCTAGATTTGCTGATAGTGGAATGTCTGAGACAGAAATTAGGTAAGTCCTCAGTACTTTAGGTTTAGAGATTATAGACTTTAATACTAAAATGGGTTACCGTGCGGGAATATTACGTCCGCTAACAAGACGGGCTGGATTATCATTTGGCGATAAGCTGGGTACAGCTTGCGCCAGGGGCGATAAGCTGGGTACAGCTTGCGCTTCGCGATAAGCTGGGTACAGCTTGCGCTTCGCGATAAGCTGGGTACAGCTTGCGCCAGGGGCGATCGAGCGTGCTTAGCACTCGGTCAATTCTTGGGTTTGCCAGTACTCACTACCGATCGCGCTTGGGCTGATTTAGAACTGGGGATAAATGTGCAGGTGATTCGTTAGTACTGACAGCACGGGGCGACGGAGCATATGTAGGGCAAAGAAGAGTAAGGTTTGTTGAACTCACATAAAAAAGCCCGCCTGTAGGGCGGACTTTTTTTGTATACCCTCACGCTTAAACGCGTGAGAGTATTTTCAATTGTGTGCTAACACAAGTTCTTCCCTTAGGATTCAGCGACTGGGGTCAACAATTCCCGTCCCTGTTCGCCTCTGACAGTTACATTGCCAGTGTCATCGACATCAACAATGGCGGTATCGCCTTCCTTGATGCGACCGGAGAGAATTTCTTCAGCAAGGCTGTCTTCCAACAAGCGCATAATAGCCCGACGTAACGGTCTTGCACCATAACTGGGGCTGTAACCTTCTT
It encodes the following:
- a CDS encoding AbrB/MazE/SpoVT family DNA-binding domain-containing protein; the encoded protein is MQAIKTKISEGGRIVIPSEYRKQLGLEVGDEVTIALVNGEVRIFTLEQAIKRAQEIVRRYVPEGRSLSDELIAERRQESGGE
- a CDS encoding type II toxin-antitoxin system VapC family toxin — protein: MSNYILDASAILALLNNEPGSAKVISVLTEAAMSSVNLSEVIARFADSGMSETEIR
- a CDS encoding NYN domain-containing protein → MQMIPRSQYDREPRLKLEPKQRLNPPQPAFFEETGIRSTRQCSWGDVSGLEQNQRIAIFIDGANLFYAAMQLNLEIDYTKLLHFLIKGRQLLRAYFYTGVDYTNEKQQGFLLWMSRNGYRVVKKELTQLPNGAKKANLDVEMAVDMITLAKHCDTLVLLSGDGDLAYAVDTVAYRGVQVEVVGLSSMTSESLIRVADCYTDLDDIKQEIQKTRFQNTR